The following proteins are co-located in the Macaca thibetana thibetana isolate TM-01 chromosome 6, ASM2454274v1, whole genome shotgun sequence genome:
- the NR2F1 gene encoding COUP transcription factor 1 isoform X3, whose protein sequence is MGRRGGEEKGGAQDTCSLLKSSVQRGRMPPTQPNPGQYALTNGDPLNGHCYLSGYISLLLRAEPYPTSRYGSQCMQPNNIMGIENICELAARLLFSAVEWARNIPFFPDLQITDQVSLLRLTWSELFVLNAAQCSMPLHVAPLLAAAGLHASPMSADRVVAFMDHIRIFQEQVEKLKALHVDSAEYSCLKAIVLFTSDACGLSDAAHIESLQEKSQCALEEYVRSQYPNQPSRFGKLLLRLPSLRTVSSSVIEQLFFVRLVGKTPIETLIRDMLLSGSSFNWPYMSIQCS, encoded by the exons ATGGGGCGacggggaggagaggagaagggaggggcgcAGGATACTTGTTCTCTACTCAAAAGTT CGGTTCAGCGAGGAAGAATGCCTCCAACCCAGCCCAATCCAGGCCAGTACGCACTCACCAACGGGGACCCCCTCAACGGCCACTGCTACCTGTCCGGCTACATCTCGCTGCTGCTGCGCGCCGAGCCCTACCCCACGTCGCGCTACGGCAGCCAGTGCATGCAGCCCAACAACATTATGGGCATCGAGAACATCTGCGAGCTGGCGGCGCGCCTGCTCTTCAGCGCCGTCGAGTGGGCCCGCAACATCCCCTTCTTCCCGGATCTGCAGATCACCGACCAGGTGTCCCTGCTACGCCTCACCTGGAGCGAGCTGTTCGTGCTCAACGCGGCCCAGTGCTCTATGCCGCTGCACGTGGCGCCGCTGCTGGCCGCCGCCGGCCTGCACGCCTCGCCCATGTCCGCCGACCGCGTCGTGGCCTTCATGGACCACATCCGCATCTTCCAGGAGCAGGTGGAGAAGCTCAAGGCGCTGCACGTCGACTCGGCCGAGTACAGCTGCCTCAAAGCCATCGTGCTGTTCACGTCAG ACGCCTGTGGCCTGTCGGATGCGGCCCACATCGAGAGCCTGCAGGAGAAGTCGCAGTGCGCACTGGAGGAGTACGTGAGGAGTCAGTACCCCAACCAGCCCAGCCGCTTCGGCAAACTGCTGCTGCGACTGCCCTCGCTGCGCACCGTGTCCTCCTCTGTCATCGAGCAGCTCTTCTTCGTCCGTTTGGTAGGTAAAACCCCCATCGAAACTCTCATCCGCGATATGTTACTGTCTGGGAGCAGCTTCAACTGGCCTTACATGTCCATCCAGTGCTCCTAG
- the NR2F1 gene encoding COUP transcription factor 1 isoform X4 has product MFGYSVQRGRMPPTQPNPGQYALTNGDPLNGHCYLSGYISLLLRAEPYPTSRYGSQCMQPNNIMGIENICELAARLLFSAVEWARNIPFFPDLQITDQVSLLRLTWSELFVLNAAQCSMPLHVAPLLAAAGLHASPMSADRVVAFMDHIRIFQEQVEKLKALHVDSAEYSCLKAIVLFTSDACGLSDAAHIESLQEKSQCALEEYVRSQYPNQPSRFGKLLLRLPSLRTVSSSVIEQLFFVRLVGKTPIETLIRDMLLSGSSFNWPYMSIQCS; this is encoded by the exons ATGTTTGGCTACT CGGTTCAGCGAGGAAGAATGCCTCCAACCCAGCCCAATCCAGGCCAGTACGCACTCACCAACGGGGACCCCCTCAACGGCCACTGCTACCTGTCCGGCTACATCTCGCTGCTGCTGCGCGCCGAGCCCTACCCCACGTCGCGCTACGGCAGCCAGTGCATGCAGCCCAACAACATTATGGGCATCGAGAACATCTGCGAGCTGGCGGCGCGCCTGCTCTTCAGCGCCGTCGAGTGGGCCCGCAACATCCCCTTCTTCCCGGATCTGCAGATCACCGACCAGGTGTCCCTGCTACGCCTCACCTGGAGCGAGCTGTTCGTGCTCAACGCGGCCCAGTGCTCTATGCCGCTGCACGTGGCGCCGCTGCTGGCCGCCGCCGGCCTGCACGCCTCGCCCATGTCCGCCGACCGCGTCGTGGCCTTCATGGACCACATCCGCATCTTCCAGGAGCAGGTGGAGAAGCTCAAGGCGCTGCACGTCGACTCGGCCGAGTACAGCTGCCTCAAAGCCATCGTGCTGTTCACGTCAG ACGCCTGTGGCCTGTCGGATGCGGCCCACATCGAGAGCCTGCAGGAGAAGTCGCAGTGCGCACTGGAGGAGTACGTGAGGAGTCAGTACCCCAACCAGCCCAGCCGCTTCGGCAAACTGCTGCTGCGACTGCCCTCGCTGCGCACCGTGTCCTCCTCTGTCATCGAGCAGCTCTTCTTCGTCCGTTTGGTAGGTAAAACCCCCATCGAAACTCTCATCCGCGATATGTTACTGTCTGGGAGCAGCTTCAACTGGCCTTACATGTCCATCCAGTGCTCCTAG
- the NR2F1 gene encoding COUP transcription factor 1 isoform X2, which produces MAMVVSSWRDPQDDVAGGNPGGPNPAAQAARGGGGGAGEQQQQAGSGAPHTPQTPGQPGAPATPGTAGDKGQGPPGSGQSQQHIECVVCGDKSSGKHYGQFTCEGCKSFFKRSVRRNLTYTCRANRNCPIDQHHRNQCQYCRLKKCLKVGMRREAVQRGRMPPTQPNPGQYALTNGDPLNGHCYLSGYISLLLRAEPYPTSRYGSQCMQPNNIMGIENICELAARLLFSAVEWARNIPFFPDLQITDQVSLLRLTWSELFVLNAAQCSMPLHVAPLLAAAGLHASPMSADRVVAFMDHIRIFQEQVEKLKALHVDSAEYSCLKAIVLFTSDACGLSDAAHIESLQEKSQCALEEYVRSQYPNQPSRFGKLLLRLPSLRTVSSSVIEQLFFVRLVGKTPIETLIRDMLLSGSSFNWPYMSIQCS; this is translated from the exons ATGGCAATGGTAGTTAGCAGCTGGCGAGATCCGCAGGACGACGTGGCCGGGGGCAACCCCGGCGGCCCCAACCCCGCAGCGCAGGCggcccgcggcggcggcggcggcgccggcgagcagcagcagcaggcggGCTCGGGCGCGCCGCACACGCCGCAGACCCCGGGCCAGCCCGGAGCGCCCGCCACCCCCGGCACGGCGGGGGACAAGGGCCAGGGCCCGCCCGGTTCGGGCCAGAGCCAGCAGCACATCGAGTGCGTGGTGTGCGGGGACAAGTCGAGCGGCAAGCACTACGGCCAATTCACCTGCGAGGGCTGCAAAAGTTTCTTCAAGAGGAGCGTCCGCAGGAACTTAACTTACACATGCCGTGCCAACAGGAACTGTCCCATCGACCAGCACCACCGCAACCAGTGCCAATACTGCCGCCTCAAGAAGTGCCTCAAAGTGGGCATGAGGCGGGAAG CGGTTCAGCGAGGAAGAATGCCTCCAACCCAGCCCAATCCAGGCCAGTACGCACTCACCAACGGGGACCCCCTCAACGGCCACTGCTACCTGTCCGGCTACATCTCGCTGCTGCTGCGCGCCGAGCCCTACCCCACGTCGCGCTACGGCAGCCAGTGCATGCAGCCCAACAACATTATGGGCATCGAGAACATCTGCGAGCTGGCGGCGCGCCTGCTCTTCAGCGCCGTCGAGTGGGCCCGCAACATCCCCTTCTTCCCGGATCTGCAGATCACCGACCAGGTGTCCCTGCTACGCCTCACCTGGAGCGAGCTGTTCGTGCTCAACGCGGCCCAGTGCTCTATGCCGCTGCACGTGGCGCCGCTGCTGGCCGCCGCCGGCCTGCACGCCTCGCCCATGTCCGCCGACCGCGTCGTGGCCTTCATGGACCACATCCGCATCTTCCAGGAGCAGGTGGAGAAGCTCAAGGCGCTGCACGTCGACTCGGCCGAGTACAGCTGCCTCAAAGCCATCGTGCTGTTCACGTCAG ACGCCTGTGGCCTGTCGGATGCGGCCCACATCGAGAGCCTGCAGGAGAAGTCGCAGTGCGCACTGGAGGAGTACGTGAGGAGTCAGTACCCCAACCAGCCCAGCCGCTTCGGCAAACTGCTGCTGCGACTGCCCTCGCTGCGCACCGTGTCCTCCTCTGTCATCGAGCAGCTCTTCTTCGTCCGTTTGGTAGGTAAAACCCCCATCGAAACTCTCATCCGCGATATGTTACTGTCTGGGAGCAGCTTCAACTGGCCTTACATGTCCATCCAGTGCTCCTAG
- the NR2F1 gene encoding COUP transcription factor 1 isoform X1, with translation MAMVVSSWRDPQDDVAGGNPGGPNPAAQAARGGGGGAGEQQQQAGSGAPHTPQTPGQPGAPATPGTAGDKGQGPPGSGQSQQHIECVVCGDKSSGKHYGQFTCEGCKSFFKRSVRRNLTYTCRANRNCPIDQHHRNQCQYCRLKKCLKVGMRREVESSCIHWAKAGCRLQWHRAGQTLIIFPTFFNNVWLLGSARKNASNPAQSRPVRTHQRGPPQRPLLPVRLHLAAAARRALPHVALRQPVHAAQQHYGHREHLRAGGAPALQRRRVGPQHPLLPGSADHRPGVPATPHLERAVRAQRGPVLYAAARGAAAGRRRPARLAHVRRPRRGLHGPHPHLPGAGGEAQGAARRLGRVQLPQSHRAVHVRRLWPVGCGPHREPAGEVAVRTGGVREESVPQPAQPLRQTAAATALAAHRVLLCHRAALLRPFGR, from the exons ATGGCAATGGTAGTTAGCAGCTGGCGAGATCCGCAGGACGACGTGGCCGGGGGCAACCCCGGCGGCCCCAACCCCGCAGCGCAGGCggcccgcggcggcggcggcggcgccggcgagcagcagcagcaggcggGCTCGGGCGCGCCGCACACGCCGCAGACCCCGGGCCAGCCCGGAGCGCCCGCCACCCCCGGCACGGCGGGGGACAAGGGCCAGGGCCCGCCCGGTTCGGGCCAGAGCCAGCAGCACATCGAGTGCGTGGTGTGCGGGGACAAGTCGAGCGGCAAGCACTACGGCCAATTCACCTGCGAGGGCTGCAAAAGTTTCTTCAAGAGGAGCGTCCGCAGGAACTTAACTTACACATGCCGTGCCAACAGGAACTGTCCCATCGACCAGCACCACCGCAACCAGTGCCAATACTGCCGCCTCAAGAAGTGCCTCAAAGTGGGCATGAGGCGGGAAG TTGAAAGCTCGTGCATTCACTGGGCAAAAGCTGGCTGCAGGTTGCAGTGGCACCGCGCAGGACAGACATTAATTATATTTCCTACTTTTTTCAATAATGTTTGGCTACT CGGTTCAGCGAGGAAGAATGCCTCCAACCCAGCCCAATCCAGGCCAGTACGCACTCACCAACGGGGACCCCCTCAACGGCCACTGCTACCTGTCCGGCTACATCTCGCTGCTGCTGCGCGCCGAGCCCTACCCCACGTCGCGCTACGGCAGCCAGTGCATGCAGCCCAACAACATTATGGGCATCGAGAACATCTGCGAGCTGGCGGCGCGCCTGCTCTTCAGCGCCGTCGAGTGGGCCCGCAACATCCCCTTCTTCCCGGATCTGCAGATCACCGACCAGGTGTCCCTGCTACGCCTCACCTGGAGCGAGCTGTTCGTGCTCAACGCGGCCCAGTGCTCTATGCCGCTGCACGTGGCGCCGCTGCTGGCCGCCGCCGGCCTGCACGCCTCGCCCATGTCCGCCGACCGCGTCGTGGCCTTCATGGACCACATCCGCATCTTCCAGGAGCAGGTGGAGAAGCTCAAGGCGCTGCACGTCGACTCGGCCGAGTACAGCTGCCTCAAAGCCATCGTGCTGTTCACGTCAG ACGCCTGTGGCCTGTCGGATGCGGCCCACATCGAGAGCCTGCAGGAGAAGTCGCAGTGCGCACTGGAGGAGTACGTGAGGAGTCAGTACCCCAACCAGCCCAGCCGCTTCGGCAAACTGCTGCTGCGACTGCCCTCGCTGCGCACCGTGTCCTCCTCTGTCATCGAGCAGCTCTTCTTCGTCCGTTTGGTAGGTAA